The following coding sequences lie in one Petrotoga miotherma DSM 10691 genomic window:
- a CDS encoding YggS family pyridoxal phosphate-dependent enzyme: MNNFLIENYHTLLNEIQEVAEKSGRDMNSIKLVAVSKNFPSVYIKTLYNEEHKDFGENRAQELRQKYEDLKNLDIVWHFIGRIQTNKIKYIVPIAEYIHSVWRMKEIAEIQKRAEEINKTQKVLIEINISGEKSKAGLIPSGVDAFLKDATSFKNIKIIGLMTMAPYTDNVDVIRNVFRSLKELRDNLNKKYPSIKELSMGMTNDYKIAIEEGATLLRIGTRIFGNRYL; encoded by the coding sequence ATGAATAATTTTCTAATAGAAAATTATCACACCTTGTTAAATGAAATACAAGAAGTTGCTGAAAAATCAGGTCGAGATATGAACTCTATAAAATTAGTTGCTGTATCAAAGAATTTTCCAAGTGTTTACATAAAAACATTATACAACGAAGAACACAAAGATTTTGGAGAAAATCGGGCTCAGGAATTAAGACAAAAATATGAAGATCTAAAAAACCTTGACATTGTATGGCATTTCATAGGCAGGATACAAACCAACAAAATAAAATACATAGTTCCTATCGCAGAATACATACATTCAGTTTGGAGAATGAAAGAAATAGCGGAAATTCAAAAAAGAGCTGAAGAAATAAATAAAACACAAAAAGTACTTATAGAAATCAATATATCTGGTGAAAAATCCAAAGCTGGACTCATTCCAAGTGGAGTAGATGCATTTTTGAAAGATGCAACATCTTTTAAAAATATAAAAATAATCGGTTTAATGACGATGGCTCCTTACACTGACAACGTTGATGTTATAAGAAACGTCTTTCGGAGCTTAAAAGAACTTAGAGACAACCTAAATAAAAAATATCCTTCAATAAAAGAATTATCTATGGGAATGACTAATGATTACAAAATAGCCATAGAAGAAGGAGCCACCCTTTTAAGAATAGGAACAAGAATCTTTGGCAACAGATATCTTTAG
- a CDS encoding uracil-DNA glycosylase: MFLYGNEEKQKNMEMIAKRIEVCEKCPLNLTRSNTVPGSGNVDSPIIFVGEGPGADEDALGEPFVGRAGQLLEKMLKEYAKLERKDVFITNIVKCRPPQNRVPTQEEVKSCQSYLDGQIIVIKPKIIVTLGNAPLNYFTGESKITQSRGRFFNWYGDIKIFPTFHPSYLLRNQSLTKGSPKWYGYLDMRIIGIMYRALKQGKGVEEVTKTIEEKIKSLENAGGS; encoded by the coding sequence ATGTTCTTATACGGCAACGAGGAAAAACAAAAGAATATGGAAATGATCGCCAAAAGAATAGAGGTATGTGAAAAGTGTCCCTTGAACCTTACAAGATCTAATACTGTTCCAGGTTCGGGAAACGTTGATTCGCCAATAATATTTGTAGGTGAAGGTCCTGGTGCAGATGAAGACGCCTTGGGAGAACCTTTCGTTGGAAGAGCAGGGCAACTTTTAGAAAAGATGCTCAAAGAGTATGCAAAATTGGAAAGAAAAGATGTTTTCATCACAAACATTGTGAAATGTCGACCTCCTCAAAATAGGGTTCCCACACAAGAAGAGGTTAAAAGCTGTCAATCCTATCTTGATGGGCAAATAATCGTTATTAAACCAAAAATAATAGTAACCCTTGGTAATGCACCATTGAATTACTTTACTGGTGAATCTAAGATAACTCAATCACGTGGACGTTTTTTCAACTGGTATGGGGATATTAAAATCTTTCCAACTTTTCATCCAAGCTACCTCTTAAGAAACCAAAGTTTGACTAAAGGATCTCCAAAATGGTACGGATACCTGGATATGAGAATAATTGGAATAATGTATAGAGCATTAAAACAGGGTAAAGGGGTTGAAGAGGTTACTAAAACAATTGAAGAAAAGATTAAAAGCCTTGAAAATGCTGGGGGGAGTTAA
- the smc gene encoding chromosome segregation protein SMC produces the protein MKLLSLEIEGFKSFGRRTYFNLDKNIIAIIGPNGSGKSNIVDAIRWLLGEQSQKQMRISEKNDVLHIGSNGNGSSNYAKVSLVVQNDDNEKIKISKILEKDTPNRYYINNKVATLKELQNIFNKGTGKSFYSIIGQGQIGEIVNSSPENIRDIVLDASNIAKYLEKKEVSINLLNKTTENLDRINDLLFVVDKRLKSLSIRAGRAKKYLEYRKEIKRIGKIYFGASKISFLKKIEKYQKEIQDNSQRMKSLLSELFEVERSYRNLKSEIEDTDKQLSINGDMVENYRQRVQTIENEKNQLTEELNENNSSIISKEWEMNSLEEKLDKLEQQLKELSKNERNFREIEEKTQNKTNLINEKKNRIIQEIEKQEETLKILESELSKASQEKERKETELKNLQTTYSSNQERINLLKDQINTLKTKLENNSQKMKEIEELLSHSKGTEIQLEQRLKKKFDELKQTENSYNTLISEIDSLQQNEKNLFYTYQSLNRQINEYEGFSTTIKEFFKVFKDDDNVVDVVANLINTEERYEEAVSTIASSRIQNIVIKNSSKAKEYLDLVKKGNNGKITLLPLDLLRTKVRLQKNFLNEPGTIDFVINLVNYKQEYRKVMEYVFSNALLVDNIETAIKISKMKYPGNIVTLSGELVYSSGAITGGKSKYDHSSTVLKRKREISEIEEKLKQIRAVLSNKQELYNKVKEKLNLQKEELESIKDELRQATLTKNSHDLDYKKIKEETSNLQESITLYNEKLANYEEKTKTLDQEIQSLKMEIENNYQNTTQTTKKMHEIEETIKDKRTLLNQIEKELIGQEMELKSIKEKYEYYKNQKLAIENELKEIKIKQQKTKESFDNLKEKNDKINQSINELNKEKDSLNNEISKLFELMKQSRTGKHNKAKDLENYENRIDKLKNEVNTIKQKNQEIEFEIKEANHNIQFLKEKAQNLEINEEEFELKELSEKDIEALGNKQKELESSLKKLGSVDLTVLDEYEEVEKEYQENLKNKEDIMKSINSLKQSIKNLDEEAQRQFNTFFNNLNKEFSYFISKLFPNGYGELRLIGEGKEFEKGIQISVKKSGMNFQKLSLFSGGEKALIAIAFLFSLMNLNPSPFYILDEIDAPLDDLNAAKISDLILENSKKSQFLIITHNKIVMEIAELFYGITMREGTTYIVPVDFKELER, from the coding sequence TTGAAACTCTTATCCCTAGAGATAGAGGGTTTTAAAAGTTTTGGCAGAAGAACATATTTTAATTTAGATAAAAATATTATCGCGATAATCGGTCCCAATGGATCGGGTAAATCTAACATTGTAGACGCGATTAGATGGCTATTAGGAGAGCAATCTCAAAAACAGATGAGAATATCAGAAAAAAACGATGTATTGCACATAGGAAGCAATGGAAATGGGTCTTCCAACTATGCAAAAGTTTCGTTAGTAGTACAAAACGATGACAATGAAAAAATTAAGATCTCGAAAATATTGGAGAAAGACACACCCAACAGGTACTATATAAACAACAAAGTCGCCACGCTTAAAGAATTACAAAATATATTCAACAAAGGAACGGGGAAAAGTTTTTACTCGATTATTGGACAAGGCCAAATTGGTGAAATAGTCAACTCCTCACCTGAAAATATTAGAGATATTGTGTTGGATGCTTCAAACATAGCTAAATACTTAGAAAAAAAAGAAGTATCGATCAATCTATTGAATAAAACAACCGAAAATTTAGACAGAATCAACGATTTACTATTTGTCGTGGATAAAAGGTTAAAATCTTTATCCATTAGGGCTGGAAGGGCAAAAAAATACCTAGAATATCGCAAGGAAATTAAAAGAATAGGAAAAATATATTTTGGTGCTTCTAAAATATCTTTTCTAAAAAAGATAGAAAAATATCAAAAAGAAATACAAGACAATTCTCAAAGAATGAAATCTTTGCTATCAGAGCTTTTTGAAGTAGAACGAAGCTACAGAAATTTAAAAAGCGAAATAGAAGATACTGACAAACAACTATCCATAAACGGAGACATGGTAGAAAACTACAGGCAAAGGGTTCAAACGATAGAAAATGAAAAAAATCAATTAACAGAAGAACTAAATGAGAACAACTCTTCAATAATAAGCAAAGAGTGGGAAATGAACTCTTTAGAAGAAAAATTGGACAAACTTGAACAACAGTTAAAAGAACTCTCTAAAAACGAAAGAAATTTTAGAGAAATAGAAGAAAAAACCCAAAACAAAACCAACCTTATAAACGAAAAAAAGAATCGTATTATACAGGAAATAGAAAAACAAGAAGAAACGCTCAAAATCTTAGAATCCGAATTATCAAAGGCATCTCAAGAAAAAGAACGAAAAGAAACAGAACTAAAAAATCTCCAAACAACATACAGCAGTAACCAAGAAAGAATTAACTTACTAAAAGATCAAATAAATACCTTGAAAACAAAATTAGAAAATAACTCACAAAAAATGAAAGAAATAGAAGAACTACTCTCCCATTCAAAAGGGACTGAAATTCAATTAGAACAAAGGTTAAAAAAGAAATTCGATGAGTTAAAACAAACAGAAAACTCTTACAATACCCTTATATCAGAAATTGACTCTCTTCAACAAAATGAAAAGAATCTATTTTACACATATCAATCTTTAAACAGGCAGATCAACGAATACGAAGGATTCTCAACAACGATAAAAGAATTTTTCAAAGTCTTCAAAGATGACGATAACGTGGTGGATGTCGTTGCCAATTTAATTAACACAGAAGAAAGGTATGAAGAAGCGGTTTCGACAATAGCCAGCTCAAGAATACAAAACATAGTAATAAAAAATTCTTCAAAGGCAAAAGAGTATTTGGATCTGGTAAAAAAGGGCAACAATGGAAAAATCACCCTTCTTCCACTTGATCTATTAAGAACTAAAGTTCGATTACAAAAAAACTTCTTAAACGAACCGGGCACAATAGATTTTGTAATTAATTTAGTAAACTACAAACAAGAATATAGAAAGGTTATGGAATACGTTTTCTCTAATGCTTTGTTAGTTGATAATATTGAAACAGCTATAAAAATTTCAAAAATGAAGTATCCTGGAAATATTGTTACTCTCAGCGGAGAATTAGTCTACTCTTCTGGTGCCATAACCGGAGGAAAATCTAAATACGATCATTCTTCTACGGTACTTAAAAGAAAGAGAGAGATCTCTGAAATAGAAGAAAAGCTAAAACAAATCAGAGCTGTCCTTTCAAACAAGCAAGAGCTATACAACAAAGTAAAAGAAAAACTTAACCTTCAAAAAGAAGAGTTGGAATCTATAAAAGACGAGTTAAGACAAGCAACACTCACGAAAAACTCACATGACCTAGACTACAAAAAAATCAAAGAAGAAACAAGCAATTTGCAAGAAAGTATAACTCTTTACAACGAAAAATTAGCCAACTATGAAGAAAAAACCAAAACGCTTGATCAAGAGATACAATCATTAAAAATGGAAATAGAAAATAACTATCAAAACACTACCCAAACAACTAAAAAAATGCACGAAATCGAAGAAACCATCAAAGACAAAAGAACCTTACTCAATCAAATAGAAAAAGAGCTTATAGGCCAAGAAATGGAGTTAAAAAGCATAAAAGAAAAGTATGAATACTACAAAAATCAAAAGTTAGCAATTGAAAACGAACTAAAAGAAATAAAAATTAAACAGCAAAAAACAAAAGAATCCTTTGATAACTTAAAAGAAAAAAACGATAAAATAAACCAATCTATAAACGAACTCAATAAAGAAAAAGACTCCCTCAACAACGAAATTTCAAAATTATTTGAACTGATGAAACAAAGTAGAACAGGCAAACATAACAAGGCTAAAGACTTGGAAAATTATGAAAACCGTATAGACAAATTAAAAAATGAAGTAAATACAATAAAACAAAAAAATCAAGAGATTGAATTTGAGATAAAAGAAGCCAACCACAACATACAATTCCTCAAAGAAAAAGCCCAAAACTTAGAAATTAACGAAGAAGAGTTCGAATTAAAAGAATTATCCGAAAAAGACATAGAAGCCTTAGGGAACAAACAAAAAGAATTGGAAAGTTCATTAAAAAAACTTGGTTCTGTTGATTTAACTGTTTTAGACGAATACGAAGAAGTAGAAAAAGAATACCAAGAAAATCTAAAAAACAAAGAAGATATAATGAAATCAATAAATTCTCTTAAACAAAGTATAAAAAATCTTGACGAAGAAGCTCAACGTCAATTCAACACATTTTTTAACAATCTCAACAAAGAATTCTCATACTTTATCTCAAAACTTTTTCCAAACGGATACGGTGAACTCAGGTTAATTGGTGAGGGCAAAGAGTTTGAAAAAGGAATCCAAATATCTGTAAAAAAATCTGGGATGAACTTTCAAAAACTCTCTCTCTTTTCAGGAGGGGAAAAAGCTCTCATAGCGATAGCTTTTCTCTTCTCACTCATGAATCTAAACCCGAGTCCTTTTTATATACTAGATGAAATCGATGCCCCTTTGGATGATCTAAACGCCGCAAAAATATCAGACTTAATATTAGAGAACTCTAAAAAGTCCCAATTTTTGATAATAACACACAATAAGATAGTGATGGAAATTGCTGAGCTTTTTTACGGAATAACTATGAGAGAAGGAACTACGTACATAGTTCCCGTTGATTTCAAGGAGTTAGAACGATGA
- a CDS encoding NAD(+)/NADH kinase — translation MKIFIFYNPLKLSNDNLEENILRPFNESNIEVLGYAAAGSTVEEKQAQAADFFVVFGGDGTVLKIAEIAAIFSKPVIAVNTGNLGFLSSYSSSEIKELIEDIQKENISFSFRHLLECHVGTKKVVVLNDIVLLKSQPLGTMNVDVKIQEHTLFSFSGDGLIVSTPTGSTAYALSAGGPIIHPELNVIQLIPLAAHALNIRPFIAPPTQKIEIILKNMTKGFAYVTGDGDIIHRMEPGMSVYVTSSEMTIKLAQRNGNNYLNALDKKLGFGRRFE, via the coding sequence ATGAAGATCTTTATCTTTTACAATCCACTTAAGCTTTCTAACGATAACCTTGAAGAAAACATATTAAGACCTTTTAATGAAAGCAATATAGAGGTTCTTGGTTACGCTGCGGCGGGTTCTACTGTGGAGGAAAAACAAGCCCAAGCAGCTGATTTTTTCGTTGTTTTTGGGGGCGATGGGACAGTTTTGAAAATAGCTGAAATAGCCGCAATATTTTCAAAACCTGTAATAGCAGTTAATACAGGAAATTTAGGGTTTTTGAGTTCTTATTCCAGTTCTGAGATAAAAGAATTGATCGAAGATATACAAAAAGAAAACATTTCTTTTTCATTTCGGCACCTTTTAGAATGTCATGTAGGTACCAAAAAAGTCGTTGTTCTAAACGATATCGTCTTATTGAAAAGCCAGCCATTAGGCACTATGAACGTTGATGTAAAAATTCAGGAACATACTCTATTTTCATTCTCTGGAGATGGATTAATTGTATCAACGCCAACAGGATCCACAGCGTACGCCTTATCTGCTGGAGGTCCTATCATTCACCCCGAATTGAACGTCATCCAACTCATCCCGTTAGCTGCCCATGCCCTCAACATTAGGCCTTTCATAGCTCCTCCCACACAGAAGATAGAGATCATTTTGAAAAACATGACCAAGGGCTTTGCATATGTAACCGGTGATGGAGATATCATTCATAGGATGGAACCAGGAATGTCTGTATATGTAACTTCCAGTGAAATGACTATAAAACTAGCCCAAAGAAATGGCAACAATTATCTCAATGCGTTGGATAAAAAATTAGGGTTTGGCCGAAGGTTTGAATGA
- a CDS encoding phosphate signaling complex PhoU family protein has translation MFKKENVIQINSISLNRLTRYLNNVLRMGRIVQEMYYKFGDAYLERNDKLAKEIINQDDRLDFIEASLNYESVILLSSGNYTGIYLKACFMSSKLVQIFENMGDICEKNSKLIIEILKTPSTVNATNFEDSLELTKENLSIVLSSLSDLINIKAVKLMTDQVKESFFEKAKKSCILNEEVRGLIDAYKSYLYKSKESIKSASLHIEVLNNLANFSDFITNISENIIWALTGELYKCRNNDLELFYFLGEENS, from the coding sequence TTGTTCAAAAAGGAGAATGTTATCCAAATCAACAGTATCAGTTTGAATCGACTGACACGATATCTGAATAATGTTTTGAGGATGGGCAGAATAGTTCAAGAAATGTACTATAAATTTGGGGATGCCTATCTAGAAAGAAACGATAAATTAGCAAAAGAAATAATAAATCAAGACGACAGATTAGATTTTATCGAGGCAAGCCTTAATTATGAAAGCGTTATTTTATTGTCTTCTGGTAATTACACAGGGATTTACTTAAAAGCTTGTTTCATGAGCTCGAAATTAGTTCAAATATTTGAAAACATGGGAGACATATGCGAAAAAAACTCAAAATTAATAATTGAAATACTCAAAACCCCTTCTACCGTAAACGCTACAAATTTTGAAGACAGTTTGGAATTAACCAAAGAGAATCTTTCAATAGTTTTATCCTCGTTATCAGATTTGATCAATATCAAAGCTGTCAAATTGATGACAGATCAAGTGAAAGAAAGTTTTTTTGAGAAAGCGAAGAAAAGTTGCATTCTCAATGAAGAAGTAAGGGGGCTTATCGATGCTTACAAATCGTATTTGTACAAATCCAAAGAATCCATTAAATCCGCTTCACTTCATATAGAAGTCTTAAACAATTTAGCAAACTTTTCTGATTTTATCACAAACATCTCCGAAAATATCATTTGGGCGTTGACAGGGGAGTTGTACAAATGTAGAAATAACGATTTAGAACTCTTCTATTTCTTAGGAGAAGAAAACTCGTGA
- a CDS encoding LptF/LptG family permease, translating into MKKLFKYVSKEFIPPFFMGLIAFIVFVSLELLYQLSEIIVRNNVGFSKLLILIWYHLPYFISMGIPVGVLFGIFWVISKLSSANEIIALQTLGIPMKKLIIPFMTISLLLSFFTFALFNTIVPVSNYKAKEAMALYVYQRPQAQIEENQFVDVGDGRYLFVKQIDRESGILYDVLLYEVKNDYTAVFNAQQAQKGPDGWYMKNGRMFRTNEDGFLDLDITFDQLQLDIQEDVEEFLNFSKSANEMTSKELKEKITTFSKLGLDVSGLIVSYQSKFANSLAPLVICILGIALSLFLNLTSKSWSVITTFVLVIIYQGSGAWLSALGKEHIINPTISVWIPNIIFGIIGIFLFLMLDTRVSYKLLEPLKRVFSIILFIFVGSSFFSAPVNITSEDFYLKDDMLFLEGNVYVEYEGSTIKADSAQGELNEDGTIKAATFFGDITYLYEDTSIQASEITVNFEEDSAVFLNSYTIQKYKAEKEVDVRIWSESMEKPMQENIIETNQTKLTTCEDCITYYFSARKVDIFPGYFLIARDVVLSFFGVPVLYLPFYFQSLSEDEEEPMSLTFGYDNNEFFLLTEINYKFENGSKVHLSYNTINDLATSETDKEVTLKYGVPFLYGSLNLFTGLNSPDTYNNNLGVSYQFFEDNKESEIAKLEFQLEPSTKDKSLLLNIPKLETNLGDLKNIKSHIYWDSKGFDDILFLNVESQAFQKRYGRSLISLSKLKLNSHSYGDISDLSMDQIWDTKESEIDVEGKYNFYETFARMYGDFDYAYTTVATETTKNRLTTKNTFSYTDTLYEIDRNNFDLKFNMEDAIHFNYYNDFIPGETYSSGKSLFDYSLEPGFDISLGVFEFGNSLEYIKVLENSLTPSATDELNYNDYVGYSFSIFEKNFTNSAKLSRSFDLKNAENFPNLQEMELQTQTNINLLNTKNTLQTQTEFDITNPDTIQPDTTNVKLTNVIGLLTHRSEFDYHHQEEIKVDYIENREILRYNRNRLQLDYSYYFHEQTFTKKIPELLTYFLFYYEGNKIYGDFDMKEEYTVYDLDLNFLEKNSNYSFGIDTTYRISESLETGFDINNRDKSEFAKITFDYNIENQSWDFTEFEIQKKIICWTLNIQSKFSLLPQFDLASLRISFFINYIPDKNISYGDEGFEFGLM; encoded by the coding sequence GTGAAAAAACTCTTCAAATACGTTTCAAAAGAATTCATACCACCATTTTTTATGGGCTTAATAGCTTTTATAGTCTTTGTGAGCTTAGAGTTGCTTTACCAACTATCGGAAATAATAGTCAGAAACAATGTGGGATTTTCAAAACTACTGATATTGATTTGGTATCATCTACCATATTTTATTTCCATGGGAATTCCTGTGGGAGTGCTATTTGGTATATTTTGGGTTATTTCAAAACTCTCCTCTGCAAACGAAATAATAGCTCTACAAACGTTGGGAATACCGATGAAGAAATTAATCATACCTTTTATGACTATATCTCTATTGTTATCTTTTTTTACATTTGCACTCTTCAACACCATCGTACCCGTATCAAACTACAAGGCAAAAGAAGCGATGGCATTGTATGTCTATCAAAGACCTCAAGCACAGATCGAAGAAAACCAATTTGTCGATGTTGGTGATGGAAGATACCTCTTTGTAAAACAAATAGATAGAGAAAGTGGAATTTTATACGACGTGCTCTTATACGAGGTAAAAAATGATTACACCGCTGTTTTTAACGCTCAGCAAGCTCAAAAAGGTCCTGACGGATGGTACATGAAAAACGGAAGGATGTTTAGAACCAACGAAGATGGTTTCCTCGACTTAGACATAACTTTTGATCAATTGCAACTCGATATCCAAGAAGATGTCGAAGAATTTCTGAACTTCTCTAAAAGCGCTAACGAAATGACCTCAAAAGAGCTAAAAGAAAAAATAACTACTTTTTCCAAACTTGGGTTGGATGTCTCCGGTCTAATAGTTTCTTACCAGTCTAAATTCGCTAACTCTTTGGCTCCCTTAGTAATTTGTATTTTAGGAATTGCCTTGTCTCTGTTTCTGAACCTGACAAGTAAATCTTGGAGCGTAATTACAACGTTTGTGCTGGTCATAATTTATCAAGGTTCTGGGGCTTGGTTGTCTGCTTTGGGAAAAGAGCATATAATAAATCCAACGATATCCGTTTGGATTCCCAACATAATATTTGGTATTATTGGTATTTTTCTATTCTTAATGCTGGATACAAGAGTATCTTATAAACTTCTCGAGCCTTTGAAAAGGGTCTTTTCTATAATACTGTTTATTTTTGTTGGTTCTTCTTTTTTTTCTGCACCTGTAAATATAACGAGTGAAGATTTTTATTTGAAAGATGATATGTTATTTTTAGAAGGTAACGTCTATGTAGAGTATGAAGGTTCTACAATAAAAGCCGATTCAGCTCAAGGTGAATTAAATGAAGATGGAACGATTAAAGCAGCAACTTTCTTTGGAGATATTACTTATCTATATGAAGATACCTCTATACAAGCCTCAGAGATAACCGTAAACTTTGAGGAAGACTCCGCAGTCTTTTTAAATTCATATACCATACAAAAGTATAAGGCAGAGAAAGAGGTAGATGTACGCATATGGTCTGAAAGTATGGAAAAACCGATGCAAGAGAATATAATAGAAACAAACCAGACGAAATTAACTACATGCGAGGATTGTATTACTTATTATTTTTCAGCCAGAAAAGTCGACATATTCCCAGGATATTTTTTGATAGCCAGGGACGTTGTCCTTAGTTTTTTTGGAGTCCCTGTTCTATACCTACCTTTCTATTTTCAAAGTTTATCAGAAGATGAAGAAGAACCCATGTCTCTCACCTTTGGATACGATAACAACGAATTTTTCCTATTAACAGAAATTAATTATAAGTTTGAAAATGGATCTAAGGTTCATTTATCTTACAACACGATCAATGATCTAGCCACTTCGGAAACTGATAAAGAAGTGACACTAAAATACGGGGTCCCCTTTTTATATGGAAGTTTGAATCTATTTACAGGTCTAAATTCCCCAGATACATACAATAACAACTTAGGAGTTTCGTACCAATTTTTTGAAGATAACAAGGAAAGTGAAATTGCCAAATTAGAGTTTCAACTTGAACCGTCTACAAAAGATAAATCTTTGTTGTTAAATATCCCAAAACTAGAAACGAATTTGGGGGATCTTAAAAATATAAAATCACACATTTATTGGGATTCGAAGGGATTTGATGATATTTTATTTTTAAACGTGGAATCTCAAGCGTTTCAAAAGAGATATGGGAGATCTTTGATTTCTCTTTCAAAGCTTAAGCTCAACTCTCATTCATATGGGGACATATCCGACCTTTCAATGGATCAAATATGGGATACGAAAGAAAGTGAAATAGATGTAGAAGGAAAGTACAACTTCTATGAAACATTTGCCAGAATGTACGGCGACTTTGATTACGCTTACACCACCGTCGCAACCGAAACCACTAAAAATCGATTAACAACGAAAAACACCTTCTCTTACACAGATACCCTTTATGAGATTGATAGAAATAATTTTGATTTAAAATTCAACATGGAGGATGCGATTCATTTCAACTATTATAACGACTTTATACCTGGTGAAACATACTCTTCTGGAAAATCGCTCTTTGATTACTCTTTAGAACCCGGATTTGATATTAGTTTAGGTGTTTTCGAATTTGGTAACTCCTTAGAATACATAAAGGTTTTAGAAAACTCTCTCACTCCCTCTGCCACAGACGAATTGAATTACAACGATTACGTAGGATATTCTTTCTCTATCTTTGAAAAAAATTTTACGAACTCCGCAAAGTTAAGTAGAAGTTTTGATCTGAAAAATGCCGAAAATTTCCCCAATTTGCAAGAAATGGAACTTCAAACTCAAACCAATATAAATCTATTAAACACTAAAAATACCTTACAAACACAAACAGAGTTTGATATTACTAATCCCGATACGATCCAACCGGATACAACAAACGTCAAACTAACCAACGTCATTGGCCTTTTAACCCATAGAAGTGAATTCGATTATCACCATCAAGAAGAGATTAAGGTTGATTATATTGAAAACAGAGAAATTTTGAGGTACAATAGAAATCGACTACAATTGGATTATAGTTATTATTTTCATGAACAAACATTCACCAAAAAGATCCCAGAGCTTTTAACATATTTTCTTTTTTATTATGAAGGTAACAAAATTTACGGGGATTTTGACATGAAGGAAGAGTACACTGTCTACGACTTAGACCTAAATTTCTTGGAAAAAAACTCAAATTACTCTTTTGGAATAGACACAACCTACCGTATTTCAGAGTCTCTTGAAACAGGCTTCGACATAAACAACAGGGATAAAAGCGAGTTTGCAAAAATAACCTTTGATTATAATATAGAGAATCAAAGCTGGGATTTCACCGAGTTTGAAATACAGAAAAAGATTATATGTTGGACGTTGAACATACAGTCTAAATTTTCCTTACTACCCCAGTTTGATTTAGCTTCGCTCAGAATATCTTTTTTTATCAATTATATACCCGATAAAAATATCTCATATGGTGATGAAGGGTTTGAATTTGGATTAATGTGA
- a CDS encoding YggT family protein, which yields MFVIANLLIALASILRIVIVFFEFCIIVSALLSFIMPFQYNRFRGFVDSVANIILNPIRRFIPTVIGNIDLSPMIAFLILMFLDRFLVQSLLDLGYRIGM from the coding sequence ATGTTCGTAATAGCAAATCTTTTAATAGCATTAGCAAGTATATTAAGAATAGTAATAGTATTTTTTGAATTTTGTATAATTGTATCCGCTTTATTAAGTTTCATAATGCCCTTTCAATACAATCGGTTTCGAGGTTTTGTTGATTCAGTTGCCAATATAATTTTGAATCCAATAAGAAGATTTATACCCACAGTAATAGGAAACATCGATCTATCTCCAATGATTGCTTTTTTGATATTGATGTTTTTAGATAGATTTTTGGTACAATCTCTATTGGACTTAGGTTATAGGATTGGGATGTAA